The following are encoded in a window of Stigmatella erecta genomic DNA:
- a CDS encoding COG3014 family protein — translation MFRRAPSPRPPGWALLLVLGPLLWAGCAGDYVARTRGVRQAYEQENYPRALEELSSLEKEGNAKDTLLVLLDKGMVLHAAGRWEESIQVLAEADRMSAELDAISLTEEAGALLSSERQRAYRGEDFEKLMITVLQALNYAQLGKDEDALVEVRRVNERLEKMIVDEKKPYEQLAIARYLGGVLYEDQREWDSAYIDYAKALELAPDLGPLAEPLLRLAKRTGREDLYAQLLERFPDVPHEPLSPQEGQVVVVVEAGLAPEKESANQHYQESVELITVPVYVDRGRTPAARVRVESASALAVTVTSLDEVAKVHLNDRVGRMLAKQIAGAVLKAGVSAGVGAATKSKELGYLTFLLLNLANKPDLRSWLSLPAEFQLARFRLPPGPHTIEVEFRGRLTTQQVEVKPGRVALVVMRRYY, via the coding sequence ATGTTCCGTCGTGCTCCGAGCCCGCGTCCGCCCGGCTGGGCCCTGCTCCTGGTGCTGGGGCCCCTGCTGTGGGCGGGGTGCGCGGGGGACTACGTGGCCCGCACCCGCGGGGTGCGCCAAGCCTACGAGCAGGAGAACTACCCGCGCGCCCTGGAGGAGCTGTCCTCGCTGGAGAAGGAGGGCAACGCCAAGGACACGCTGCTGGTGCTGCTGGACAAGGGCATGGTGCTGCACGCCGCGGGGCGCTGGGAGGAGAGCATCCAGGTGCTGGCGGAGGCGGACCGGATGTCCGCGGAGCTGGATGCCATCTCCCTCACGGAAGAGGCTGGGGCGCTCCTGAGCAGCGAGCGCCAGCGGGCCTACCGGGGCGAGGACTTCGAGAAGCTGATGATCACCGTGCTCCAGGCGCTCAACTACGCGCAGCTGGGCAAGGACGAGGACGCCCTCGTCGAGGTCCGCCGCGTCAACGAGCGGCTGGAGAAGATGATCGTCGACGAGAAGAAGCCCTACGAGCAGCTCGCCATCGCGCGCTACCTGGGCGGCGTCCTCTACGAAGATCAACGCGAGTGGGACTCGGCCTACATCGACTATGCGAAGGCGCTCGAGCTGGCGCCGGACCTGGGCCCCCTGGCCGAGCCCCTGCTGCGGCTGGCGAAGAGGACGGGCCGCGAGGACCTCTATGCCCAGCTTCTCGAGCGCTTTCCGGACGTGCCCCACGAGCCCCTGAGCCCTCAGGAGGGACAGGTGGTGGTGGTGGTCGAAGCCGGACTGGCGCCCGAGAAGGAGTCCGCGAACCAGCATTACCAGGAATCCGTGGAGCTGATCACCGTGCCCGTCTACGTGGACCGGGGGCGCACGCCGGCCGCGCGGGTGCGGGTGGAGTCGGCCTCGGCGCTGGCGGTGACGGTGACGTCCCTGGACGAGGTGGCCAAGGTGCACCTCAATGACCGGGTGGGGCGGATGCTGGCCAAGCAGATCGCGGGCGCGGTGCTCAAGGCGGGCGTGTCCGCCGGGGTGGGGGCCGCCACCAAGAGCAAGGAGCTGGGCTACCTCACGTTCCTGCTGTTGAACCTGGCCAACAAGCCCGACCTGCGCTCCTGGCTGTCGCTGCCCGCGGAGTTCCAGCTCGCGCGCTTCCGGCTGCCGCCCGGGCCGCACACGATCGAGGTGGAGTTCCGGGGGCGGCTCACCACGCAGCAGGTCGAGGTGAAGCCCGGGCGCGTCGCGCTCGTGGTGATGCGGCGGTACTACTGA
- a CDS encoding mechanosensitive ion channel family protein: MSRAFLAICAALLASSPAWALNAGLGAPPPTVDRLTPQATVKGFLAEAHAGNYAVAAHYLDLDYLPRDKQAAAGAQLARRLKFVLDRKLPVDLSLLSAEPEGDPKEARFDQMGSIALEGAEVPIRVQRVVDNGGALVWVFNESTVKEVDRLFGAYGPVLTEVLPDFFFKRTVLGLEAWQWLGLLVVLVGGWALSLLLERLTLGFTQRLAKWTKFTWDDALVGAGRGPLRLPYFALLLAVGTSLLLLPQPVQTVFARLSYSLTIIALAWFILRFLGVSSAYVQERVASKNPDNGDRIRGLNTQLTVMRHVLEVATYVIAAALLLMQFEVVRNVGVSLLASAGIAGLVIGLAAQKSISTLLAGIQLSITQPIRMGDQVVVEGEFGTIEEISLTYVVVRIWDNRRLVIPITQFLDKPFQNWSRSHSEMLGEVILQVDYSCDIDVLRAELKRILENEGRELWDGKVQTVVVLNVLDKTLSVRALVSAPASKLFDLRCLVRERLVVFLRGRPGWLPTVRSETRPVTVVTESASPEQGPAPRA, encoded by the coding sequence ATGTCTCGAGCCTTCCTGGCCATTTGCGCGGCGCTCCTCGCCAGCTCCCCCGCCTGGGCCCTCAATGCGGGTCTGGGAGCACCTCCACCCACCGTGGACCGGCTGACCCCTCAAGCCACGGTGAAGGGCTTCCTGGCCGAGGCGCACGCGGGCAACTACGCCGTGGCGGCCCACTACCTGGACCTGGACTACCTGCCGCGTGACAAGCAGGCGGCCGCCGGGGCCCAGCTGGCCCGCCGGTTGAAGTTCGTCCTGGACCGCAAGCTGCCCGTGGACCTGTCCCTGCTGAGCGCCGAGCCGGAGGGCGACCCCAAGGAGGCGCGCTTTGATCAGATGGGCAGCATCGCCCTGGAGGGGGCCGAGGTGCCCATCCGCGTCCAGCGCGTGGTGGACAATGGGGGTGCGCTGGTGTGGGTCTTCAATGAGTCCACGGTGAAGGAGGTGGACCGGTTGTTCGGCGCCTACGGGCCGGTGCTCACGGAGGTGCTGCCGGACTTCTTCTTCAAGCGCACGGTGCTGGGGCTGGAGGCGTGGCAGTGGCTGGGGCTGCTCGTGGTGCTCGTGGGGGGCTGGGCGCTGTCGCTGCTGCTGGAGCGGCTGACGCTGGGCTTCACCCAGCGGCTGGCGAAGTGGACGAAGTTCACCTGGGACGATGCGTTGGTGGGGGCCGGAAGGGGCCCGCTGCGGCTGCCGTACTTCGCGCTGCTGCTGGCGGTGGGGACCTCCCTGCTGCTGCTGCCCCAGCCGGTGCAGACCGTCTTCGCGCGCCTGAGCTATTCGCTCACCATCATCGCCCTGGCGTGGTTCATCCTGCGCTTCCTGGGAGTGTCCTCCGCCTATGTGCAGGAGCGGGTGGCCTCCAAGAACCCGGACAACGGGGACCGCATCCGGGGCCTGAACACCCAGCTCACGGTGATGCGGCACGTGCTGGAGGTGGCCACCTACGTCATCGCCGCGGCGCTGCTGCTCATGCAGTTCGAGGTGGTGCGCAACGTGGGCGTCTCGCTGCTGGCCTCCGCCGGCATCGCCGGCCTCGTCATCGGTCTGGCGGCCCAGAAGTCCATCTCCACGCTGCTGGCGGGCATCCAGCTGTCCATCACCCAGCCCATCCGCATGGGGGACCAGGTGGTGGTGGAGGGGGAGTTCGGCACCATCGAGGAGATCTCCCTCACCTACGTGGTGGTGCGCATCTGGGACAACCGGCGGCTCGTCATCCCCATCACCCAGTTCCTGGACAAGCCCTTCCAGAACTGGAGCCGCTCGCACTCGGAGATGCTCGGGGAAGTCATCCTCCAGGTGGACTACTCCTGCGACATCGACGTGCTGCGCGCCGAGCTCAAGCGGATTCTCGAGAACGAGGGGCGCGAGCTGTGGGACGGGAAGGTGCAGACCGTGGTGGTCCTGAATGTCCTGGACAAGACACTTTCCGTGCGGGCGCTGGTGAGCGCCCCCGCGAGCAAGCTGTTCGACCTGCGGTGCCTCGTCCGGGAGCGGCTCGTCGTCTTCCTGCGGGGCCGGCCCGGCTGGCTGCCCACGGTGCGCAGCGAGACCCGGCCCGTCACGGTGGTGACGGAGTCCGCCTCGCCGGAGCAGGGGCCGGCGCCCCGGGCCTGA
- the lpoB gene encoding penicillin-binding protein activator LpoB: MNSRLLVSACLAASLTAACGGPRAFTRGSYEDPNTIEMLSDRFNENDLQLIAKKMAESLASAPRFAQATAQPLPIVLVGKLKNSTSEHVDMRSLADKIQTALAQTGRFALVDQGARQDIAEEYEYQQSGYVDPNAAKGPGQQVSVDFLMTGDLASIIQEVGNDKLVYYKMTAKLNNVRTGLIEWTDEKQIRKKFEKRTVGW; encoded by the coding sequence ATGAATAGCCGTCTTCTCGTCTCTGCCTGCCTTGCCGCCTCGCTCACCGCCGCCTGCGGGGGGCCGCGCGCGTTCACCCGCGGCTCCTACGAGGACCCGAACACCATCGAGATGCTGTCGGACCGCTTCAACGAGAACGACCTGCAGCTCATCGCCAAGAAGATGGCGGAGTCGCTGGCCAGCGCGCCGCGCTTCGCCCAGGCCACCGCGCAGCCGCTGCCCATCGTGCTGGTGGGCAAGCTGAAGAACAGCACCTCCGAGCACGTGGACATGCGCTCGCTGGCCGACAAGATCCAGACGGCGCTGGCGCAGACGGGCCGCTTCGCCCTGGTGGACCAGGGGGCGCGCCAGGACATCGCCGAGGAGTATGAGTACCAGCAGTCCGGCTACGTGGACCCGAACGCGGCCAAGGGCCCCGGGCAGCAGGTCTCCGTGGACTTCCTCATGACGGGCGATCTGGCCTCCATCATCCAGGAAGTCGGCAACGACAAGCTCGTCTATTACAAGATGACGGCGAAGCTGAACAACGTGCGCACCGGCCTCATCGAGTGGACCGACGAGAAGCAGATCCGCAAGAAGTTCGAGAAGCGCACCGTCGGCTGGTGA
- a CDS encoding ATP-binding protein, with translation MTTKTRKSSKADPLADLPRWAQKLAQKYYTKTVCTFLLYGSVRDLQPLTSEEGGREFGTLKTFLSEELFGGRDHVIFYDRSSGIRAAAPETQKDLQRAMAGYDALYGTDYAKSLPRDPGRALQILENFLRLRLSEGKSIALVIDFAETLVPGGEMSHLSSEDRFVVATLDKWAHDPQFLANDISVVLLAENLSDISPRIARNPYVAPIELPLPLEEERLDYVRSKLEGKRLQSISDVALPALAKMTAGLSRINLDRVLTEALEREVRITPELLKEKKKELIQAECHGLLEFIEPAHTLDAVAGHAKAKEMLRAAANALKKGRNEVMPMGYLISGPVGTGKTFLVSCFAGEIGIPVVKFLNFRSQWQGVTEANLERIFTLLKALWPVAVMVDEADTFLGNRDSGGDSGTSSRVFGSIASFMGNTQYRGKIVWFLMTARPDLLPIDLKRQGRAEEHLALFYPSTEAERDELFQVMQKKTGVSVPVASFSKLLPEHASQLSGADIEAVMVRSKFRALTAGREEVTEEDLKAVLADFVPPSYPLEIELQNLVAVQECTSRELLPEPLRQLDRDSITRRVRELKMLLEEQ, from the coding sequence GTGACGACCAAAACACGCAAGAGCAGCAAGGCGGATCCACTCGCGGATCTGCCGCGCTGGGCCCAGAAGCTCGCCCAGAAGTACTACACGAAGACGGTCTGCACCTTCCTGCTCTACGGCTCGGTGAGGGACTTGCAGCCCCTCACCTCGGAGGAGGGTGGCCGGGAGTTCGGCACCCTCAAGACGTTCCTCTCCGAGGAGCTGTTCGGCGGGAGGGACCACGTCATCTTCTATGACCGGTCCTCGGGCATCCGCGCCGCCGCGCCGGAGACGCAGAAGGACTTGCAGCGGGCCATGGCGGGCTACGACGCGCTCTACGGCACCGACTACGCCAAGTCGCTGCCGAGGGATCCGGGCCGGGCGCTGCAGATTCTGGAGAACTTCCTGCGGCTGCGCCTGAGCGAGGGCAAGTCCATCGCGCTCGTCATCGACTTCGCCGAGACGCTGGTGCCCGGTGGGGAGATGAGCCACCTGTCCTCGGAGGACCGGTTCGTGGTGGCCACGCTGGACAAGTGGGCGCACGACCCGCAGTTCCTGGCCAACGACATCTCCGTGGTGCTCCTGGCGGAGAACCTCTCGGACATCTCCCCGCGCATCGCCCGCAACCCGTACGTGGCGCCCATCGAGCTGCCGCTGCCCCTGGAGGAGGAGCGGCTGGACTACGTGCGCTCGAAGCTGGAGGGCAAGCGGCTCCAGTCCATCTCGGACGTGGCGCTGCCGGCGCTGGCGAAGATGACCGCGGGCCTGTCGCGCATCAACCTGGACCGGGTGCTCACCGAGGCGCTGGAGCGCGAGGTGCGCATCACCCCGGAGCTGCTCAAGGAGAAGAAGAAGGAGCTCATCCAGGCGGAGTGCCACGGGCTCCTGGAGTTCATCGAGCCTGCGCACACGCTGGATGCCGTGGCGGGGCACGCCAAGGCGAAGGAGATGCTGAGGGCCGCGGCCAACGCGCTGAAGAAGGGCCGCAACGAGGTGATGCCCATGGGCTACCTCATCAGCGGCCCGGTGGGCACGGGCAAGACGTTCCTCGTGTCGTGCTTCGCCGGGGAGATCGGCATCCCCGTGGTGAAGTTCCTCAACTTCCGCAGCCAGTGGCAGGGCGTGACGGAGGCGAACCTGGAGCGCATCTTCACGCTGCTCAAGGCGCTGTGGCCCGTGGCGGTGATGGTGGACGAGGCGGACACGTTCCTGGGCAACCGCGACTCCGGCGGGGACTCGGGCACGAGCAGCCGCGTGTTCGGCTCCATCGCGTCCTTCATGGGCAACACGCAGTACCGCGGCAAGATTGTCTGGTTCCTGATGACGGCCCGGCCGGACCTGCTGCCCATCGACCTGAAGCGGCAGGGGCGCGCCGAGGAGCACCTGGCGCTCTTCTACCCGTCCACCGAGGCCGAGCGCGACGAGCTCTTCCAGGTGATGCAGAAGAAGACGGGCGTCAGCGTGCCGGTGGCCTCCTTCTCGAAGCTGCTGCCGGAGCACGCCAGCCAGCTCAGCGGCGCGGACATCGAGGCGGTGATGGTGCGCTCGAAGTTCCGCGCGCTCACGGCCGGCCGGGAAGAGGTGACGGAGGAGGATCTGAAGGCGGTGCTGGCGGACTTCGTGCCGCCCAGCTACCCGCTGGAGATCGAACTCCAGAACCTGGTGGCGGTGCAGGAGTGCACCAGCCGCGAGCTGCTGCCCGAGCCGCTGCGCCAGCTCGACCGCGACAGCATCACCCGCCGGGTGCGTGAGCTGAAGATGCTGCTCGAAGAGCAGTGA
- a CDS encoding LysM peptidoglycan-binding domain-containing protein, with the protein MPSFCLLLVTLASVPATPTALPMPPPPPGMRLVAAEARPQALDGDDEPRAAEEPGAAEEPEEASEEVEAESAELEELRALEGAELDPAARPNAEVFQSLRRLGLANPLRQRMLDAMEEATFREDDALPEIPLITDLASFDVGQIRDRYDIPVEMQPLVAQYIQFFQGPGRKWFRKWVSRSTRYLPIMQPILEEKGLPRDTVYLAMIESGFSAHAYSWAHAAGPWQFISSTGKQYGLRQDFWVDERRDPIKATHAAAAYLKQLHRELGHWYLAWAGYNTGGGRVRRLMERHGTSDFWTLSEGRGFAQETKHYVPKLIAAALIAKHPAAFGFREEEFEYEPPLAYDEVPLVDATDLDAVARAAGVPVKDVYDLNPELKRWCTPPASEKAPYLLRLPQGTGPKFAENFKALAPNERLTFRIHKIRRGDTLSRIAQAYGSAPEAILQFNRLKNARALRVNGELAIPVPGGRGSVTALERHVVQARRSGVKALRPEEEIPAGTPSAPVATGPIKTEVINGRTRVTYGVQSGDNLWAIAQRFHVTVEDLRAWNELPRRKRGLQVGTLIQVFPGTPPAQVQERAGTVVATHTVSQAPASRPGVHTLAAGETLWSVAQRYGVSVEDIKRWNHIKDHRAVPAGKQLQVAAP; encoded by the coding sequence ATGCCGTCTTTCTGCCTGCTGCTGGTCACCCTCGCCTCGGTTCCCGCCACGCCCACGGCGTTGCCGATGCCGCCGCCGCCCCCGGGGATGCGGCTCGTGGCCGCCGAGGCCCGCCCGCAGGCGCTGGACGGTGACGACGAGCCCAGGGCCGCCGAGGAGCCCGGGGCCGCCGAGGAGCCCGAGGAGGCCAGCGAAGAGGTGGAGGCCGAGTCCGCCGAGCTCGAGGAGCTGCGCGCGCTGGAGGGCGCCGAGCTGGACCCGGCCGCCCGCCCCAACGCGGAGGTGTTCCAGTCCCTGCGCCGCCTGGGCTTGGCCAACCCGCTGCGCCAGCGCATGCTCGACGCGATGGAGGAGGCCACCTTCCGCGAGGACGATGCCCTGCCGGAGATTCCCCTCATCACGGACCTGGCCAGCTTCGATGTGGGGCAGATCCGCGACCGGTACGACATCCCCGTGGAGATGCAGCCGCTGGTGGCCCAGTACATCCAGTTCTTCCAGGGCCCGGGCCGCAAGTGGTTCCGCAAGTGGGTGTCCCGCTCCACGCGCTACCTGCCCATCATGCAGCCCATCCTGGAGGAGAAGGGGCTGCCGCGCGACACGGTGTACCTAGCGATGATCGAAAGCGGCTTCTCCGCGCACGCCTACTCCTGGGCGCACGCCGCCGGGCCCTGGCAGTTCATCTCCAGCACCGGCAAGCAGTACGGCCTGCGCCAGGACTTCTGGGTGGATGAGCGCAGAGACCCCATCAAGGCCACCCACGCGGCCGCCGCGTACCTCAAGCAGCTGCACCGCGAGCTGGGCCACTGGTACCTCGCCTGGGCGGGCTACAACACTGGCGGCGGACGGGTGCGGCGGCTGATGGAGCGCCATGGCACCTCCGACTTCTGGACCCTGTCCGAGGGCCGGGGCTTCGCCCAGGAGACGAAGCACTACGTGCCCAAGCTCATCGCCGCGGCGCTCATCGCCAAGCACCCGGCCGCCTTCGGCTTCCGCGAGGAGGAGTTCGAGTACGAGCCGCCCCTGGCCTACGACGAGGTGCCGCTGGTGGACGCCACGGACCTGGACGCCGTGGCCCGCGCCGCCGGGGTGCCCGTCAAGGACGTGTACGACTTGAACCCGGAGCTGAAGCGCTGGTGCACCCCGCCGGCCTCCGAGAAGGCGCCCTACCTGTTGCGGCTGCCCCAGGGCACCGGGCCGAAGTTCGCCGAGAACTTCAAGGCGCTCGCCCCCAACGAGCGGCTCACCTTCCGCATCCACAAGATCCGGCGCGGCGACACGCTCTCCCGCATCGCCCAGGCCTACGGCAGCGCGCCGGAGGCCATCCTCCAGTTCAACCGCCTCAAGAACGCGCGCGCCCTGCGCGTCAACGGCGAGCTGGCCATCCCCGTGCCCGGCGGGCGCGGCAGCGTGACGGCGCTGGAGCGCCACGTGGTGCAGGCGCGCCGCAGCGGCGTGAAGGCCCTGCGCCCCGAGGAGGAGATTCCCGCCGGCACCCCGAGCGCCCCCGTGGCCACCGGCCCCATCAAGACGGAAGTCATCAACGGCCGCACCCGCGTCACCTACGGCGTGCAGTCCGGTGACAACCTGTGGGCCATCGCCCAGCGCTTCCACGTCACCGTGGAGGACCTGCGCGCGTGGAACGAGCTGCCCCGGCGCAAGCGCGGGCTCCAGGTGGGCACCCTCATCCAGGTGTTCCCCGGCACCCCGCCCGCCCAGGTCCAGGAGCGCGCGGGCACGGTGGTGGCCACCCACACCGTGTCCCAGGCCCCGGCCTCCCGCCCCGGCGTGCACACGCTGGCGGCCGGCGAGACGCTCTGGTCCGTGGCCCAGCGCTACGGCGTCAGCGTGGAGGACATCAAGCGGTGGAACCACATCAAGGACCACCGCGCCGTTCCCGCGGGCAAGCAGCTCCAGGTGGCCGCGCCCTGA
- a CDS encoding response regulator — MQEKRKILLIDDSEITLAMEKAVLEARGYEVIATSTLMEFEKTLRTWRPDLILTDIHMPEAKGTDICRTLKNEYGTQDIPIILFSSLPDDELAKLAEQVGADGSLSKVNGLEAMGERVDELVQSILW, encoded by the coding sequence GTGCAAGAGAAGCGAAAGATCCTCCTCATCGACGACAGCGAGATCACCCTCGCCATGGAGAAGGCCGTGCTGGAAGCGCGCGGCTATGAGGTCATCGCCACCTCGACGCTCATGGAGTTCGAGAAGACGCTCCGGACCTGGCGGCCGGACCTCATCCTCACCGACATCCACATGCCCGAGGCCAAGGGCACCGACATCTGCCGCACCCTGAAGAACGAGTACGGCACGCAGGACATCCCCATCATCCTCTTCTCCAGCCTCCCGGACGACGAGCTGGCCAAGCTGGCCGAGCAGGTGGGCGCCGATGGGTCGCTCTCCAAGGTGAACGGCCTGGAGGCCATGGGCGAGCGCGTGGACGAGCTGGTGCAGAGCATCCTCTGGTGA
- a CDS encoding ZIP family metal transporter, giving the protein MSPVVAAVAAYSFVIILGALAGALVVVFTRRPTQLVTFLAFAAGVMLGAAFFHMLPEAFHGGGYRSFTLVPAGFVFLLVLERFVLTHTCEEPLDCTEHKHHGLGFTAFIGLSVHTLVDGIALGSAVMEGVGMMAFIAITAHKVPSSLSLASILKAEGRSTGTLLVYALFYGLMVPVGAALYLAFDAVLSFEKFSPWALAFSAGTFLYIAVSDLLPHVNRHGKDRRGSNLLVLGAGLLLMLALAQFADH; this is encoded by the coding sequence ATGTCGCCGGTCGTGGCCGCCGTCGCCGCCTACTCGTTCGTCATCATCCTGGGAGCCCTGGCGGGCGCGCTGGTCGTGGTGTTCACCCGGCGGCCGACGCAGCTGGTGACGTTCCTGGCCTTCGCGGCCGGGGTCATGCTCGGCGCGGCCTTCTTCCACATGCTGCCGGAGGCCTTCCACGGCGGCGGCTACCGGTCCTTCACGCTGGTGCCCGCGGGCTTCGTGTTCCTGCTCGTGCTGGAGCGCTTCGTGCTGACGCACACGTGCGAGGAGCCGCTCGACTGCACCGAGCACAAGCACCACGGGCTGGGGTTCACGGCCTTCATCGGCCTGTCCGTGCACACGCTGGTGGATGGGATTGCCCTGGGCTCGGCGGTGATGGAGGGGGTGGGGATGATGGCCTTCATCGCCATCACCGCGCACAAGGTGCCCTCGTCGCTGTCGCTCGCCTCCATCCTCAAGGCGGAAGGGCGGAGCACGGGGACGCTGCTCGTCTATGCGCTCTTCTACGGGCTCATGGTGCCGGTGGGCGCGGCGCTCTACCTGGCCTTCGACGCGGTGCTGAGCTTCGAGAAGTTCTCGCCCTGGGCGCTGGCCTTCTCCGCGGGCACGTTCCTCTACATCGCCGTATCGGACCTGCTGCCCCACGTGAACCGGCATGGCAAGGACCGGCGGGGCAGCAACCTGCTGGTGCTCGGGGCCGGGCTGCTGCTCATGCTCGCGCTGGCGCAGTTCGCGGACCACTGA
- a CDS encoding multiheme c-type cytochrome: MRLVALLAVLACGLTGCKRSQEPRPEQAPAPRAAPGAVLLLSADTRGYLGPCGCSENMRGGIARAAWQVEEARKGALPLLYIDGGDSLFGHATLTPSQVPQEELKAKTLAEAMKRMGVAVRAAGELDRVRGEAFLQGLGLPELPAGAVKLLPAGDRQVGVVAAQDAAQLVQASAQARKDGAAFVVALFHGTVEAAQSAVATPGLEADLVLSTHTDTEFSGEENRLVRGTVPVVGLQNKGRSLLRVDLAFGPPKGRLSLQKSQEDADREVALLDQRMALLNKEINLPDAAPARKQLQQGKLAELVARKQQLLTAPVAAAQGTPGFTLRFLPLEATLPDSPTVKALVTAYDRDVGTLNLAWAKEHGQDCPPPKKGEAAFVGNGACQECHAEAFPVWEKSKHHHAWQTLVDVGKQFHLNCVGCHVTGYEQPGGVCRLDKVSGREDVGCESCHGPGSLHAEDPTPENVVAKPGRELCVTCHNPENSPHFDFATYLPKVLGPGHGQAAAKPSP, translated from the coding sequence ATGCGGCTCGTCGCGCTCCTGGCGGTGCTGGCCTGCGGCCTCACGGGGTGCAAGCGCAGCCAGGAGCCCCGCCCCGAGCAAGCCCCCGCGCCGCGGGCGGCCCCGGGCGCGGTCCTCCTGCTGTCGGCCGACACGCGCGGGTACCTGGGCCCCTGCGGGTGCAGCGAGAACATGCGCGGCGGCATCGCCCGCGCCGCCTGGCAGGTGGAGGAGGCCCGGAAGGGCGCCCTGCCCCTCCTCTATATCGATGGGGGCGACAGCCTCTTCGGCCACGCCACACTCACCCCCTCCCAGGTGCCCCAGGAGGAGCTCAAGGCGAAGACGCTCGCGGAGGCGATGAAGCGCATGGGCGTGGCGGTGCGCGCCGCCGGGGAGCTCGACCGGGTGCGGGGCGAGGCCTTCCTCCAGGGGCTCGGCCTGCCGGAGCTGCCCGCGGGCGCGGTGAAGCTCCTGCCCGCCGGGGACCGGCAGGTGGGCGTGGTGGCCGCCCAGGACGCGGCCCAGCTCGTCCAGGCCAGCGCCCAGGCGCGCAAGGACGGCGCGGCCTTCGTGGTGGCGCTCTTCCACGGCACGGTGGAGGCCGCCCAGTCGGCGGTGGCCACGCCCGGCCTCGAGGCGGACCTCGTGCTGTCCACCCACACGGACACCGAGTTCAGCGGCGAGGAGAACCGGCTGGTGCGCGGCACCGTCCCCGTGGTGGGCCTCCAGAACAAGGGCCGCTCGCTGCTCCGGGTGGACCTCGCCTTCGGCCCTCCGAAAGGCCGGCTGAGCCTCCAGAAGTCCCAGGAGGACGCGGACCGCGAAGTGGCCCTGCTGGACCAGCGCATGGCCCTGCTCAACAAGGAGATCAACCTTCCGGACGCGGCCCCCGCCCGCAAGCAGCTCCAGCAGGGCAAGCTGGCCGAGCTGGTGGCGCGCAAGCAGCAACTGCTCACCGCCCCGGTGGCCGCCGCCCAGGGGACGCCTGGCTTCACCCTGCGGTTCCTCCCGCTGGAGGCCACCCTCCCGGACTCGCCCACCGTGAAGGCCTTGGTGACGGCATATGACCGGGACGTGGGGACCTTGAACCTCGCCTGGGCGAAGGAGCACGGCCAGGACTGCCCGCCCCCGAAGAAGGGCGAGGCCGCCTTCGTGGGCAATGGCGCCTGCCAGGAGTGCCACGCGGAGGCCTTCCCCGTCTGGGAGAAGTCCAAGCACCACCACGCCTGGCAGACGCTCGTGGACGTGGGCAAGCAGTTCCACCTCAACTGTGTGGGCTGCCACGTCACCGGCTACGAGCAGCCCGGGGGCGTGTGCCGCCTGGACAAGGTCTCCGGCCGCGAGGACGTTGGCTGCGAGAGCTGCCACGGCCCCGGCTCCCTCCACGCGGAGGACCCCACGCCCGAGAACGTCGTGGCCAAGCCGGGACGCGAGCTGTGCGTCACCTGCCACAACCCGGAGAACTCGCCCCACTTCGACTTCGCCACCTACTTGCCCAAGGTGCTGGGCCCTGGCCACGGGCAGGCCGCAGCGAAGCCGTCTCCGTGA